Sequence from the Agarivorans sp. Alg241-V36 genome:
ACGCTAAATACCAGCCCCACAATGGTGACTTCATTATTCAGTTGTTTGTAATCGGCATTTAACTTTTTGTTGAACGCATTCTTGTCGGGAACATGCACTTTTGAGCTGGCGTTGGGGTCGTCTTCGTCCCATAAATCGGTAGAGGTATCAAGGCGGTGGCTTGATGATACATAAACATGTTCTTCGCCTGGTAAATCAATCCGTTGAATACGTGCTTCGTGGGCATAAATCTCACCTTGCTTAGTTTTTGCTAATAGCTCGCCAGTCCAAATTTTATGCTCATCTATGTGGCTCCAAAGTTTCTGATAAAACGGTTTAGTATAGCGGCCGCTTTTAAGTATCGAGGCTGGCTGGCCTAATAACTCATGCTCTTGGTAACCCGTGTTGTTACACCATGCCTTGTTCACCAGCAAAATGGTGTGATTTAAATCTGCAATCATTAGGCCTTCATTAGATTGAGCAAAAACCTGTTTTAAAAATGCCAGTTCTTGTTGTTTAGTAAGGAAATACTGCTTTAATTCAATGGTGCCGGTAATTACTTTGTCGTTGGCTGGTAGGGCATTAATGACTATTTCGGCGATATAACGATGCTGATAAGCGTTCAGAATAGCCGTTTGAATTATCGGCTTACCGGTTTCCATTACTTGTTTAATGTGCTTTTTAAGCAGCGCAAGTTGGGTCTTTTCAAAGGCTGCAAATAGCTGGGAAAGCGTTAATACAGATTGAGTAGGATAGCCCAACATCGCAATAAGCTGATGCGGGCAGGTAAAGCTGTTGTTTTGTAAGTCAATTGACCATGCTTGTGGAGCAAAACCTTTAACTTTTTGAAATGAAGATTCATCAACTATCATTTTGCAGCTCTCAGTGATGCATTAGGTTTGTGCTTGTCATTACAAATAACAATTAGATTGCTCAGTTAAACTTTAGCAAACACTAAGTAAAGCTTCTAACCAATTGTGAGCTTATCCCCTCATATTTGCTCTAGCTCATATTTGCTCATTTTTTCTGTCAATTGCTCTATTGCCAAAAAATAACTGATTTTGGCGCTCCCGCTCGGGGTATCATGGCGGTGTATTTAACATTTAAGAAGGTGTGTATGTCATTTGACGCAATAGGCTTGTGTGATGAGTTGTTACAAGCGGTGCAAGAGCAGGGTTATAGCACGCCATCTCCAATTCAGCTAAAAGCGATACCCCTAGCACTTAGCGGGCGAGATTTAATGGCTGTAGCCGACACTGGCACTGGTAAAACCGCTGGGTTCACTTTGCCTATGTTGCAGCTATTGGCAAACGGCACTAAACCACAGCCAAAACAAATTCGCGCTTTGGTGCTTACGCCAACTCGCGAGTTAGCCGCTCAAGTGGCTGAGAGTGTTAAAAACTACAGCCAATATATGAAGCTTAGCGTGGCTGCTGTTTATGGCGGTGTGAGAATCGAGCCGCAAAAAGCTCAGCTATTAGAAGGTGCCGATGTGCTGGTGGCCACGCCGGGTCGTTTAATCGATCTTTATCAACAACAAGCAGTGAGCTTTGACCAGCTAGAGATATTGGTATTGGATGAAGCCGACCGCATGTTAGATCTTGGCTTTATTGATGAGATTAGCCATATCCAATCATTACTTCCTAAAACGCGCCAAACCTTACTATTCTCCGCTACCTTTTCTAAGCAAATTAAATCGCTGGCTAAAGGCATGTTAATCAATCCGCAGTTGATTGAAGTGGCCAATCAACAAAACAAGCTAGACAACATCAAGCAAAAGCTTCACCCAGTAGATAAAGCACGTAAAACAGAACTGCTTATTCATCTGTTTAGAAAAAACAAATGGTCGCAGGTATTGGTATTTAGCCGCACTAAAGTGGGTGCCGATGTATTGGTGACTCAACTAGAAAAAGCCAAAATTAGCGCAGCATCTATTCATGCTAACCGAACCCAGCACGCGCGCACCCAAGTGCTAGAGGGCTTTAAAAACGGCAGCATTAAGGTACTGGTTGCCACCGACATTGCCTCACGCGGTATTGATGTTGCCCAGCTCCCCTGTGTGATTAACTTTGATCTTCCCTATGAGGCCGAAGACTACGTACACCGTATCGGCAGAACTGGCCGCGCTGGAGCATCGGGGTTGGCGATTTCTCTGTATAGCAACGATGAAGAAAAGCGGCTACAAGCCATAGAGCGGCTGATTGGTCGCAAGCTTGAAGGCGAAATTATTCGCGGTTTTTCTCCCAAGCCCAAAGCAGTTTCCCACCCAGCTGATGATGACGAATATGGAAACTTCGAACCCGACCCAGAGCCACAAGGCCGTGGCAAAGGGCGGGGCGGTCGCAGTGCTAAGTCATCAACTAAAAAAGGCAATAAGCGTAGGTAAGCCGCTTCTTTTGTCTTACCTGTAAGCCAGAGTTTAAGCTGTTAATTCAGTCTTTTTGTTTAGTCGCGTTAATCTACAGCCATCAACGCAACAGATTGTTACTCAATAAAGGCTAACATTATGAACAAGACACTTATCGCACTTACCATCGCAGCAAGCACTTTCGGCCTTATGCAAACCGCAAACGCCTGTACTACTGCCGCTTATCATAATGGCGAAGCACAAGTAACCATGCGCACCATGGACTGGAACGGTTACGACAACGCTACCGTAGTAGGCAAAGGCCGTGGCATAAACAATAGCTACAGCGAAACCAACGGCGTAAGCACTAAAGCAAAATACGCCGCGATTAAAATTGAATCATTTGGCCATGCCACCGTTGCCGAAGGCATCAATGAAAAAGGCCTAGAAGCACGTATTTTATACCTAGGCACAGACGCAGGAACCCAGTTCCAGCAAGACACCGCCGAGCTACCCAATGTAGATGCAGGCGAAGTACCTAACTTTGTATTAGACAACTTTGCCACCGTAGCAGAGGCCATAGCAGGGCTAGAATCAGTAGAAGTTATTCCAACCGGCATCACTGGCATTCCTGGCCACGAAGACGAAGCTATTTACCCACCGGTGCATTTTCAACTGGTAGATGCCTCAGGTGAAGTCGCAGTAGTGGAATACATTGGCGGCGAAATGAAAGTGTATAGCGAGCATGGCGCTAGCTACATGAGTAACGACCCAGCCTTTGACTACCACCTAACCTTAGACAAAGAACAAGTTGAGCCAAACGCCACTATTCGCGCTGCCGACCGCCGTTTACGTGCCAAAATTACTACCGAAGATCTGTACCAGCGCAACGTGACTAACAGCCAACAAGCGCTAATCTCAATGAAGGCGACCCAAGCTGCCTCATTCTCTGGCTACAACCAACATGACCCGTACTTTGACAACGCCACTTTTCCAACCCTATGGACAGTATTTACCGACCGCACCAACAAAACCTTAATGTTGGATCGCGCCCATACCTTTGCTACAGAAAGCTACAGCTTCGATATGTTTGATGTAGCAGCCGCTGAGAGAGTGGTACTAGGTGAAAATCCAACGCCAAATGCGAGCTTTACTAACGAATTAGCGAAATAAGCGTTTGAATACAAACAACGGGCTAGGGCTCGTTGTTCTTGTTTAACTCGAATCAATTGGAGAGCATTATGACAACTCAAGTGGAACAACAAGCCGCTAGTACACAAGTAAGGCACTTTATTAATGCCCATAAAATTGCCACTCCGTTTGTAGTGCTGGGATTAATGTACGTTTATGATTTTTGGGGCGTATTAGCTTGGGTATACTTAGCCTTGCATGGTACTTATTGTGCGCTCTGGATGATCAAGGAATACAGCTTTCGTGATAAGCGATTTGAGCAAGATATTCACCCAGTGGCTGGCGGTATTTTTGTTTTTGGCATGTTGGGAGCCTACTGGCTCGCCCCATATATTATTATTTCTGAACAACTTAGCGCACCCGCTTGGCTAATGGCCTTTGCTGCTAGCGTCACCATTATTGGCATCTTCTTTCACTTTGTTAGCGATGCCCACAAGCATGCGGTGTTAAGCATTAAAAAAGGCTTAATTACAACGGGCTTATTCAGCCGAACGCGTAACCCTAATTACTTTGGTGAAATGCTAATTTATGCCGGCTTTGCCATGTTAGCTCAACACTGGGTACCCTTATTAGCATTGGCGTATTGGTGGACTTTCTTTGTACGAAACATGCTTAAAAAAGACCAATCTATTTCTCGCTATCCAGAGTTCGCCGACTGGAAGAAACGCAGTGGTTTATTGCTGCCAAAGCTTCTTTAATTTCGTTGTACATATAGTTAGAGTCAAATTTACTCAATGTCACAAGTCTTATTTTCACATGAATATGCCATTGCGAGTGTGTTTAGCTGGGAGGATTTCGCCTCTCGGCGACATCATTTTCTTTGAACAGCCAAAGAAAACGAAGCAAAAGAAAGGCTGCCCCGCATTATCTTTTTCCCTTGTTACTCAGTGCCAAGCGCGCCTGCGCAGCTTGCTATCGACTATGGTGTTTAGTTTCGCCTGTCGGCGACGTCATAAGCTTTGAATAGCCAAAGCTTAACGAAGCAAAAAGAAAGGTCGCCCTGCATTATCTTATTCCCTCGTTACTCATTGCCAAGCGCGCCTGCGCAACTCGCTGCGCTCAAACAGTGCTTGGCTTAATCGCTTGGCGCTTGCGTGACTCGGCGATAATGAAGGGGAAGGAATAGCAACTGCTAGAAAACTCAATTCATTGAGCTTGTTGTTATTTTAGTAAGTATTGTTAGGGTATGATTGTTCTTGGGTTTTTGATGCTTGTTGGTGTTTTTGTACATAGTAACCAAGCTTGCAAGGTCGCAGTAATAAAATGTCAAATGGCGCTTATGAAAAAGATTCTTCCACATATAGAAATTGGATATGACCAATACGGTGCTGTAGCCCTTAGTGTCGAAGATTACGAGTTGTTTGATTTTATCTCTGATTATGTCACTGAACAGTGTGATTTGGATTGGGAAGATAAAACTCACAAAGAGAATGAACAAGGAGAAGTTCATATAATGTACTTCAGTCAGAAACACTCTATCAAAGACGTTGAAGGTGCTCTTCTAAAATTATCACCAACAGAAATTAATGATGTATATGCACTCAATAACTAGCATGTTGCATTACCAGGAGCATTTAGTAACCGCCTAAGTTGAGGCAGAAATCAGGCAAGTGAGGCATCATATGGAAAATCAAGACTGGAAGGCAATGATTCGCTTCCTTGAAGTATTACCAGAATCTGGGGACAAAGAGCTGACATTGCTCAAAGCGCATTTAGTAATTGAAGAAGTGCTGACGAAAATTCTGGCTAAAGAATGTGTAAATGAAAAATATCTTAATGAAGCCAAATTGCAATTCCATCAAAAAGTTAAGCTTGTGCGGGCATTTTACCAACTCACGCACTCAGATTGGATTTGGAAAGCACTTCATAATTTAAATCAAGCTCGAAACCATATGTCACACAACCTAACGAAGCATGAGCTTGAAAATAAAATTAGTGCTTTTACGAATTACGTAGCTTTACACAACACGAATTTGTTTAAAGAGGACAATGCTGGGAAGTTCTCCGACTTTCACATGGCAACGTTTGCTACATATATTCCCTTGGCTGCGTACGTTAGTTTTGAGCCTACGGTCCCCAATATTAAGACGCTACTAACGGCGCAATGACACAGAACGAAATGGATGAAATTGTACAACTAATCAAGCAAGACTCAATCAGAGTGAAAGCCTTAAACTGCGTGGCAATTTTAGGCTTGACTGAATGCTATATTGCAGCTGGGTTTGTTCGAAACTGTGTTTGGGATTCGTTGCATAATTTTGAAGCATTTACGACCTTGAACGATGCCGATGTCGTCTACTTTTAACCTGATGAGTCGAACCACAAGTCTTGTCTTGAGTATGAAGTCTTGTTAAAAAAGCTATACCAGAATTGAATTGGGAGGTTAGAAATCAAGCAACAATGCATAGTAGTAACGGAGACTTACTATATTAAAGTACGTTAGATGCTATGAGTTATTGGCCAGAAAAAGAAACTGCGGTTGGTATTCGGCAGGTTGCCCCAAATCATTGCGAGTGTATTGCTGCATTTGGCTTTGAGTCATTATTCCAATAAAGCATCACACATAATCCCAAACGATCACTGGAAATGCTTTAAAGCCTTGTAAACTCAAAGGGTTAGCTAGCTAGGTCGCTTTCGTTGAGAATCGTGTCATAACAACTGCTTCAGCGCTGCTAGTTTTGCTTCGTTTATAAGCCAGTTTATCGTGGCGTCAGATCTAGTGAGTAATACGAGAAGAATATGAAAGTTGGCTCAAAAGTTACCTTAATTACTTTTAACGGCAAATTATCACCTCCAACTGGTTGCGACTCATCTGAGGACTATTGGGCATTAATCGGGTCAAGCGGAACGATTGCTAAATTAGAGAACAAGCGCGGTAGGTTTCTAGTGCAATTTGATACTGATGTAAGCAAATTGGGCTTGCACTGCCACAACGAAATACCAAATAGCTTGCTTATTTTATCAAGCGATTTAGATGAACTTTAATTGAATGGACAAGCTTAGACAGCTTGCCCCTCACTCCCTTTTGGCAGCGCTACACTAATCACGCAGCATATCGCTAACATGGCAAAGCTTGCCCATAAACAGGCGGCTAGGCCGGCCATTTGAAATACTACGCCCGACAATACCGTTCCTACTAATCGCCCCATGGCGTTGGCCATGTAGTAAAAACCTACGTCCATAGATACGCCGTCTTCGCTGGCATAACTCACTACCAGGTAAGAGTGCAGCGAGGAGTTAATGGCAAAGGCGATGCCAAATAGCATTAAACCTACAATAATGGTGGCCTGTGGCTGCCAGCCTAGTTGCACTAAGTAGGCGAGGATGCCGGTAATAACGCTAAGCAATAATGCCCAAATTAAGGCTGCGCCTCGGCCGGGCACTTTGCCCGATTGGCTGCCGGTGATTTTGGGAGCTAAGCCTTGCACTACGCCGTAGGCGATCACCCACGCGGCCATAAAGGTGCCGGTTTCGATGTGCGACCAGTTTAAACTGGCGCCTAAATACACTGGTAGCGCGACCACAAACCAAACATCGCGGGCAGCAAATAAGAATAAACGTGCTGCTGCCAAAATATTGATTTGCGGGCTTTTAGAGAATATTTGCGAGAACTTAGGTTTGTTTTTGGCTTTGCCTAAGTCTTTTTCCAGCAGCTTTAAGCTTAATAGCAGCACTACAAACAATACTGCCGCCATGGCTATCATCGACAGTTGAAAGCCGATTAAATTTAGCAGCGCACCGCCTAAGAAAAAGCCAAAGCCTTTAAGGGCATTTTTAGAGCCAGTAAGAATGGCCACCCACTTGTATAGGCTGTGTTGCTGGTCGCCACTCACCAAACCTTTAATCGAGCTTTTAGCGCTCATTTTGTTTAAGTCTTTAGCAATGCCCGACAGCGCCTGCGCCGCCATTACCAAAGGAATACTTAAATATTGGCTAGGCAAACCCAGCGCCAGTAAGGCTATGATTTGCATGGCTAGGCCAATATTCATGGTGTGGTTTAGGCCAATACGTGCGCCTAACCAACCACCAATTAAGTTGGTCACTACCCCAAAAAACTCGTAAAACAAAAACAGCATGGCAATGGCAATAGCCGAGTAACCTAGCTGGTGAAAATACAGCACCACTAACATGCGCAATGCGCCGTCGGTAATGGTGAAGTTCCAATAGTTAAAGGTAACTAATAGGTACTGTTTTAGCTGTTGGGGTAGTGCTTTTATCATGTTTGCCTAGGGCCTGTTGATCTTTGGTGTTGATCTT
This genomic interval carries:
- a CDS encoding DEAD/DEAH box helicase, which encodes MSFDAIGLCDELLQAVQEQGYSTPSPIQLKAIPLALSGRDLMAVADTGTGKTAGFTLPMLQLLANGTKPQPKQIRALVLTPTRELAAQVAESVKNYSQYMKLSVAAVYGGVRIEPQKAQLLEGADVLVATPGRLIDLYQQQAVSFDQLEILVLDEADRMLDLGFIDEISHIQSLLPKTRQTLLFSATFSKQIKSLAKGMLINPQLIEVANQQNKLDNIKQKLHPVDKARKTELLIHLFRKNKWSQVLVFSRTKVGADVLVTQLEKAKISAASIHANRTQHARTQVLEGFKNGSIKVLVATDIASRGIDVAQLPCVINFDLPYEAEDYVHRIGRTGRAGASGLAISLYSNDEEKRLQAIERLIGRKLEGEIIRGFSPKPKAVSHPADDDEYGNFEPDPEPQGRGKGRGGRSAKSSTKKGNKRR
- a CDS encoding linear amide C-N hydrolase; its protein translation is MNKTLIALTIAASTFGLMQTANACTTAAYHNGEAQVTMRTMDWNGYDNATVVGKGRGINNSYSETNGVSTKAKYAAIKIESFGHATVAEGINEKGLEARILYLGTDAGTQFQQDTAELPNVDAGEVPNFVLDNFATVAEAIAGLESVEVIPTGITGIPGHEDEAIYPPVHFQLVDASGEVAVVEYIGGEMKVYSEHGASYMSNDPAFDYHLTLDKEQVEPNATIRAADRRLRAKITTEDLYQRNVTNSQQALISMKATQAASFSGYNQHDPYFDNATFPTLWTVFTDRTNKTLMLDRAHTFATESYSFDMFDVAAAERVVLGENPTPNASFTNELAK
- a CDS encoding DUF1295 domain-containing protein, producing the protein MTTQVEQQAASTQVRHFINAHKIATPFVVLGLMYVYDFWGVLAWVYLALHGTYCALWMIKEYSFRDKRFEQDIHPVAGGIFVFGMLGAYWLAPYIIISEQLSAPAWLMAFAASVTIIGIFFHFVSDAHKHAVLSIKKGLITTGLFSRTRNPNYFGEMLIYAGFAMLAQHWVPLLALAYWWTFFVRNMLKKDQSISRYPEFADWKKRSGLLLPKLL
- a CDS encoding nucleotidyltransferase family protein — its product is MDEIVQLIKQDSIRVKALNCVAILGLTECYIAAGFVRNCVWDSLHNFEAFTTLNDADVVYF
- the arsJ gene encoding organoarsenical effux MFS transporter ArsJ — its product is MIKALPQQLKQYLLVTFNYWNFTITDGALRMLVVLYFHQLGYSAIAIAMLFLFYEFFGVVTNLIGGWLGARIGLNHTMNIGLAMQIIALLALGLPSQYLSIPLVMAAQALSGIAKDLNKMSAKSSIKGLVSGDQQHSLYKWVAILTGSKNALKGFGFFLGGALLNLIGFQLSMIAMAAVLFVVLLLSLKLLEKDLGKAKNKPKFSQIFSKSPQINILAAARLFLFAARDVWFVVALPVYLGASLNWSHIETGTFMAAWVIAYGVVQGLAPKITGSQSGKVPGRGAALIWALLLSVITGILAYLVQLGWQPQATIIVGLMLFGIAFAINSSLHSYLVVSYASEDGVSMDVGFYYMANAMGRLVGTVLSGVVFQMAGLAACLWASFAMLAICCVISVALPKGSEGQAV